The nucleotide sequence GTGGTCATTCGTTTGAATAGCCAAGACTTCTCCTTAATGAATAATGTAGTCAATCGTATCAAAGAAACCGTTCCGGAAAAATTCGGACTAAAAGCGGAGTCCATCCAAGCGTTAACGCCGTCCGAGATCGTGATCGAAGTAGGCGCGGGCTTCTCTGCAAAATCACCGGGACTTCTAAACCTTCTATCCGATCTGGAAAACATCACTGTGGAATCTAGTCCAAAAGCAAAAGTAGTCATCAACGAAAGATCCGGTGTTATTGTGATGGGTGGAAATATCAGTATAGACGAGGTGGCAGTTGCCAGATCTGGCCTAAGTCTTTCCGTTGCGGATAAGAACAGAAGACCGACCAGGCTAAGCGGAGAAAAACCTCCTACAAAAGAATCTTTCGTGATAGAGGAGGCTACTCAGGTCTCCGATGTGGTGGAAGCATTGAACAAGGTTGGGGCCTCGACAAGAGACATTATCGCAATTTTAGAAGCATTGAAGGCGGCCGGTGCACTTCATGCGGAATTGGAGATACAATAATGATAGATAAAATCCAAGACTATCGATCTAAATTGGATCTTACCGAAAAACCGGAAGTACAAAGGCTTTTACGTGAAGAGAAGAATATAAAGCCGGGCCAAAGTTTTCCGGACCAATTGAGAGAAGAATTTAATAGTACTCTCTCCGGAAAGGTTTCTTCTTCCGAGGTGAAAATGCCTCATAATATCAAGGAAGAGATTTCCGCAGATCCGTACCGTAAAAAATTATTCGATGCTTCCGTGGAATTCGAATCCATTTTCGTGAAGATGATGTTGAAAGAAATGAAATCCACAGTCCACAAGTCCGGACTCATTGACGGAGGATATGCGGAAGAAATTTTCGAAGATATGCTCTATGACGAGTATTCCAAGAATCTATCTGCGAATTCTTCTTTGGGACTTGCGGAGCAGATCTATCAGTCTTTATCTTCTAATCTTCCGCCGATCTCTAAACTGGATTCGAAAGTATAATCGATCATTCTTCTTTCCAGGCTCTTTCGAACCCTTTGGAAGCAAGTTTTTTCGCGATCTCGATCTTCACTCCGTAACCTCTGAGTACCAGAGTCATCATTTCTCTATCGTGTAATTTATTTTTCGCTCTCCCTTCTAATATGTTCCTGATCCCGTAATGTAAGGATCCCACAAAAAGTCCGAGTGCGGTTTCCGTAGATTCAATGGAGAATTTTCCGGACGTTATTCCTCTCTGTAGATCCCTCAACGGATAACTTAAAAGTATATCGCTCATTCTAGGTGTGACTGCTGCGACGCGGATAAGGGCCCAAGCCCAATTCGAATCCATTCTTGCTTTTTTGAAAAAGTATATTCCCGCTAGCGCCATTCGTTCTGCGGGATCATCCATATCTCCCATGATCGTCTCCACTTCGGAAGCAAGAGATTCTATCAAAGTTAACGAGGAAGCTTCTAAAAGTTCTTCTTTGGTTTTGAAATGATTATAAAAGGTTCCATTTGCAATTTCAGCTTCCGCAATCACATCCGAGATAGAAGCTTCTCCTGCATCTTTTCTTGCAAAAAGTTTGAGAGCGGCTTTCAGGATTTGAAGCCGAGTTCGCTCTCTTTTCGGCAGTAGTTTTTTGGGCGGCGAGGTCATAAGATATCACTTGCGGATCTATAATTTGACACAACCATTTTTGATAAATTTATCAAAAATGGTCATTTCCTTCTTTTTCTTATTTAAAATAATTGACGATTTTATCAATTTTGATTAGTGTTTCATTTTATGAAAGAGATCGAGGAACTGGAGAAGCCCAACGTTTTGATCGTAGGTGCGGGTCCGGTAGGAGTTCTTACTGCGAACTTGTTAGGAAGTGAAGGAATTCCAGTCCTTCTAATAGATCAGAATCCAGGTATTTTGGAAATTCCCCGAGCCATTTCCCTGGACCAAGACGCTTTGAGAATTCTCCAGGCTTCCGGGCTGGGAGAAGAAGCTTCTAAAATTATGCCTTCCATTTCCTGGGTCGAAATGATCTCTCCGTACGTGGGAACGTTAGCTAAAATCAATTCTATGGGATCTATGGACGGACATCCGCGTTTGGTTTCCATTTATCAGCCGGACTTGGAGAGACTTCTTAGAAAGGGCCTCGAAAGATTCGATCACGTAAAACTTTGGTCGGACTGTACTTATTTAACCCATATAGAATCGGACTCGGAAGTTATCGTAAAAGTAAAATGTAACGGAACTACGTATAGAATTTCGACGGGTTTTCTTTTAGGATGTGACGGTGCTCATAGTCAGGTCCGTGAAAAACAAGGATGGAAACTGAAAGGTTCAGCTTACAAGGAAGATTGGCTGATCTTAGATGTAGATGATCTGCCTAACGCTCTAGAAAAGGTCGAATTTATCTGCGATCCTAAAAGACCTATCGCCCATGTGCCCGGTCCTGGAAAATCCCAACGCTGGGAATTTCTACTTAGGAACGGGGAAAGCAGAGAAGAGATGGAGAAGCCGGAAAAGGTCGCGGAACTCATTCGTCCTTGGGGAGAACTCTCTTCCATGAAGGTTCAGAGAAAAGCAGTTTATCGATTCCAAGCAAAGACTGCGGAATGTATGGGGAAGGGAAGGGTATTCTTGCTTGGAGATGCCGCTCATTTAACTCCTCCATTCGCCGGACA is from Leptospira sp. WS58.C1 and encodes:
- a CDS encoding rod-binding protein — translated: MMIDKIQDYRSKLDLTEKPEVQRLLREEKNIKPGQSFPDQLREEFNSTLSGKVSSSEVKMPHNIKEEISADPYRKKLFDASVEFESIFVKMMLKEMKSTVHKSGLIDGGYAEEIFEDMLYDEYSKNLSANSSLGLAEQIYQSLSSNLPPISKLDSKV
- a CDS encoding TetR/AcrR family transcriptional regulator, which encodes MTSPPKKLLPKRERTRLQILKAALKLFARKDAGEASISDVIAEAEIANGTFYNHFKTKEELLEASSLTLIESLASEVETIMGDMDDPAERMALAGIYFFKKARMDSNWAWALIRVAAVTPRMSDILLSYPLRDLQRGITSGKFSIESTETALGLFVGSLHYGIRNILEGRAKNKLHDREMMTLVLRGYGVKIEIAKKLASKGFERAWKEE
- a CDS encoding FAD-dependent monooxygenase, which produces MKEIEELEKPNVLIVGAGPVGVLTANLLGSEGIPVLLIDQNPGILEIPRAISLDQDALRILQASGLGEEASKIMPSISWVEMISPYVGTLAKINSMGSMDGHPRLVSIYQPDLERLLRKGLERFDHVKLWSDCTYLTHIESDSEVIVKVKCNGTTYRISTGFLLGCDGAHSQVREKQGWKLKGSAYKEDWLILDVDDLPNALEKVEFICDPKRPIAHVPGPGKSQRWEFLLRNGESREEMEKPEKVAELIRPWGELSSMKVQRKAVYRFQAKTAECMGKGRVFLLGDAAHLTPPFAGQGLVSGMRDSFNLSWKIASVLRKQASKDILSSYNVERKPHAKKMIRLAVFLGSIIMTRSRIAAFFRDFLMKFLSFTPARPYLSDLRLKPDNSFSKGLFLKKNTLRNSSISPGSIFPQAPLRSREGNWELSDSILGPNLCLVGYGVHSSRILSQSCVEIWKKMGGRILYISNQQQASEIVSNSVEDVTSSFLKYFGGADRFAIVRPDKIVAAVFYGKDADDTILRFAEIYQGKTP